In Stigmatopora nigra isolate UIUO_SnigA chromosome 21, RoL_Snig_1.1, whole genome shotgun sequence, the genomic stretch aataattgtcattttctattcaatttttttctgtgtttttagataaaaaatcatctaaaaatatattttaaaaaaatcttaaatagaTTTCAACCACAATGGGGTAatcattaaattgaattgttATTATAAACAAGTACATAGAGACTTTAAAGTGTTTGCAATGAATGTactatttattattcttttccttaaaaaatgaatatgtattTGTTCCTGGAAGTGTCTGAcatgtcattgtttttgtgtctgtgaaaggATGAAGAGAATCGGCGTCACGCATCGATCACAGAGGCCAAACAATCCAACTTGGAGGCTCAGTTACACACGGAAAGAGAAGCCCTGGAACGCAAAGAGAAGGAGGTAGGAGGTTCCACCATTCCTCTCACTCGTTTTCGCCTCACCGTGGCGGGGTCTCCCACAGATCTGTCATCTAGAGGAGCAGCTGGAGCAGTTCCGAGAGGAGCTGGAGAACAAGAACGAGGAGGTGCAGCAGCTCCACATGCAGCTGGAGATCCAGCGTAAGGAGATCTGCAGCCAGCAGCAGTTCTTGGAGACCAGGGAGAGCATGCTTCAGGTAACCTAcaccttacatttgcatactttACATTGACATGGTTGGtcaaaaaatgcattgaagGAGCTGATATGGATATGCCTCTCACTTTCAAATCTCCTTTTTCATCAGGCTATTTTTAAGGGATGCTAAAGTGATATTTGAGTGCTTAGTACTTTATCCAATCAGGGCTcacaattttgtaaaaaaaaatacatgctgtATGGTATTACCCTGggatttttccaatttttttctaatcACTGTGTGCACATGATAGCATAGTTTAGGCTAATGATAGATTTTAATGGGATGTTTGCTGAGAAATTCATCAAAGTATGAAACTTAACTGTAGGGAAAATGTATCTTGTCACTCAGAATATCTTGCTGTCAACACAAAGGTTGGCAgtgttttcacttaaaaaattctggtttgtgtacttttaaagtcaatttatttGAAGTATGCAATACTTTTTCTACCATGATTTTTCCCTACTACCGAATATATGTCTAAATTAAGGTTGTTAAGCACTGTGATGGTCAACAAACAATACTAGACTAGAATAGAAATGTGAGCCGTTTCCATGCCTGCCAGATCACTACGGAAACGTATGCGTTTAGTCACTGGTGGGACAACTCTATTTTTGTGACATGTTCATTCCATCACGTTATAATCTCTTGACTTTTGAAGGTGATGGAGGAGAAGGACAGGGCTATAGCACTTCTTAATGAACAGAACTCTAAGCTCCAACACTTGGAGAAAGCATCTGGCAACAAGGTAACGAGCCATGTCTATGCACGCCAGGAATAGAAGTCACAAAACCATCTACTATTGCTTGTGCGCATAGCTCCATGGTCGTGTGtgctgttttcatattttttggtgacatccatttttttttggtgttgtgtTTGTCTTTGGTAAGTAAATTCATGTCCTCGTTTTGTGGTGCCTTGTTccaaattttttggactttctGTGTTTTGGTTCATATGTAACACAGAGGTGGGCTCAACGGAAGTCGAAAGGTCTTGCTAAGTTAACTTGGTTAACCcatggatgggcaaacttttcagccggggggtcacattgactttagaaatttgacagatgggccgggtcatcacaagatacgatacatataaaaaagtgcatccgttaacagtatatatgaaacataaacaaggccgtagtttgcccatgtctggattaacccattagctgccattgacgatgataagACGTACATTCCATTTTGACCGGAGAGGGCCGGCATCGAATCATCGTCTACGTGCCTCCTGCTCAACGTGGACgactttttccattttgcaCCCACCTCTGTTATCATCTAACTCAATGTCCTAACTCGTTTTTACTCTAAAGGAGGtggtgacatttattttttctataatGACTTACGATGTCCtgctcatttttttagggaatcGATCGACGGGATGCGCTAATAAACGACCTGGAGTCGCAGGTGGAGTGCTTCAAAAGCGAGCAGGAACGCCTCAAACGGAACAACGAGGAGGAACTGGAACAGCTGAACTCTGTCATTGAGAAACTTCAGCAGGAGTTGGTAAACATGGAGCGCAAGGAGGACGTGGAGGCCCACGCTGGAGAGCAATATGATGAGATGAAGCAGAGGATGGACACGGTCACCGGTGAGTTCAGCGCCCTCAAACTGGAACACGCCGAGCTGCTGGAGATCCACCAACGCTCGAAGGAGAGCGGAGAGAACTCTGAGGAACTCTCTGAGAGTCTAAGACAGAGGACAGCCAGCCTTTTGGTGGCCCAGGCCCAAGTCAAAGCTCTGGAAAAGAGCGCCGCGTCCAACGTAGATGAGCTCCAGGTCCGCATCCGGGAGCTGGAAAACCAGAATGACACCCAAGTACGGGAGAAGGTTGCCTCGGAGGTGGTGAACCAGATCACCCTGGAAGCCCTCCAGAAGCAGATATCCAAAGACCACTCACATGACAAGGTGAGGCAACTGAACCAGAAGCTTGGCGAACTGGAAACCAGTTTAGGAGGCATCGAAAGGAACGACAAGCACCGCAAACAGCTCCTCTCGAGATCCAGGGAGGAGTTGGCCGATTACGAGAGAAGATTGGTGGCACTGGTGGATCTTATGAGACTGGTGGTCGGCACGCATCCGACGATGACGGAAGATCTGAAGGTAAAATAGTTTAACGAAGGGCACTCGTCCAACATTTGTGCCGTAACAAACCATCTCTCTCTTTAAAGCAGGCCTCGGTGGCCCACCAAGCTCTCCTGTCAGATCTTCAACAGGCTAAAGAGGATTCCCTGGCTGCCAAAAAGCAGCTGGACCACCATGAGGAGGAATGCCACCATCTCAGGGAGCAACTCAAAGTAAGCACTCTAAAATCCAAAGCTATATTTTGCTGACACATTTCTTTCTCCTAGGACAAAACGGGAACTGTAGACAGACTTAAGGAGCAGCTTGAAAAGGTCTTTATCTGCTTTTTACCTATGCTGTAGAAGGTAGCAGACTGATAATTCTCCCGCATGTCTTCTCAGGCATCTTCTGAAGGAGCCaaggagacacaggcactcCGAGAAGAGCTAGCCAAGACCCAGAAGGAAGCGATGGTGGCTAAAGAAGATCTGAGCTCCTGCAAGGAAAACTTGGAGAAGCTCCAGGATCTCCTTGAGGTATGGATTTAGCATTCGCTGACAAAGGTGGAAGCTCTGattcatgtaaaaaatattgtttttgttttaaggaGCGAGAATTGACCATTGCTGGTCTTAAAGAAGATCTCTTACACGTAAGTACAAaggctcccttttttttttaaagcctagAATTAATACTGCATGTTCATATCCAGGTCAAAGCTGAAGAGAACAATGCAGAGAGGACACGCCTTCTCCAGGACCTCCAAGAGGTCCAAAGCAATGCGGACGCCAGCAAAGACCAAGTGGACAGCTACAAATCCCAAAATGAGAGGCTCAATGATGACATTAAAAAGCAAGAACTTTCTATTTCTGAACTTCAAGATGAGCTCCGAGAGCTCCAAAAGAACTTGGAGGTCACAAGAGAAGAAGTTAGCAGCTACAAATCCCACAATGAGAAGCTCCAGGAAGACATCCAGCACCGTGAGGTTTCTATTTCCAAGCTGAAAGAGGAGCTCCAAGAGGTGAGAGAAAATCATCATACATCCACCAAAGAAGTCAACAGTTACAAATCCCACATTGTGAAGCTCCAGGAGGACGTCAGAGTTAGTGAAAATTCCACTAGTCGATTGGAAGAAAAGCTCAAGGAAGTTCAAGGTAACATGGATACCACCAAAGAAGAACTTGACTGTTACAAATCCCGCAATGAGAAGCTCAACGAGGAGATCCAGCAACAAAAGGTCACTATTTCCAAGATCCAAGAGGAGCTCCTGAAGAACCTGGACTCCACCAATGAACAAGTAAGTAGCTACAAATCCCACAATGAGAAGCTCATCGAGGAGATCCAGCAACAAAAGGTCATTATTTCCCAGCTTGAAGAGAACATCCAGAAGAACGTAGAATCCACCGATGAGCAATTAAGCAGCTACAAATCTCACAATGAGAAGCTCAAAATGGACGTCCAGGTATGTGAGGAATCTATATTGAAGCTTAAAGGAGAACTTCAGGTAGGACAGAAGGATTTTGACTCCACCAAAGAAGAACTGGACAATTATAAGTCCTTCAATGAGAAGCTCCAGGACGATGTTGAAGCTCGGGAGATCTCCATTTCGAAACTCAAAGAGGATCTCCAAGAGGTCAATAAGATGGTGGATTCTACTCAAGAACTGAAAAGTTACAAATCGCAAAATGAAAAGCTTCAGGAGGATCTTCAGGTGCATGAGCTTTCTATTACTAAATTAAAACAGGAGCTCCAAGAATCCCAAAAGACAATGGAGTCCACCAAAGAAGAACTGGAAAGTTACAAATCCCACAATGAGAAGATCCAGGAGGAGATCCAATCCCGTGAAGCCACCATTTTAAATCTCAAAGTGGAACTCCAAGAGCTCCAGAAAAACGTGGACTCCACTCTTCAACTACGGAGCGCCAAATCTAATAATGAGGAGCAGGGACTTGATGAAGGTGGCGTTTTCAAGCTGAAAAAAGAACTTCAGGAGCTCAAGAAGTTTGCCGACACCACCAAAGAAGAACTGAGAAATTCCAAATCCCACAACGAGAAGCTCAAAGTTGAGCTCCGCGAGGCGCGAGCAGCTGCCACAAAGGCGACTcgctcctcctcctcggcgTCTCCTTCTCCCGTCGCCTCCCCTCAgcctttctcctcctcttcccaaACCAAGAGGAAAGCGAGCGGCAAACTGCCTCTTCCCAAAGTGAGCAAAGAAAAGGCCACGCCCCTTTCACGAAAAGCCATCACACCCTCCGCAAGTCCCGAGCCTGGCGCCTCCGACGCCACTACCCAGACGGCCGCCGACGAGGACCTCATAGACGTCGTGGGCGAGTTCCGGGAGAAGGTGGTCCAGATGCGGGAGCTTCACGCGGCTGAGATCTTGGACATGGAGGCCCGGCACATATCGGAGAGCGACGCCCTGCGCCGTGACGTGCAACACCTGGAAGAGGAGTGCAAAACACTGAAAGTTGTTATTGACAAGCTACGCATCTCCGAGGTGAGCTCGGTGATGGATCCGTACAAATGATGGTAAAGCGTTCCATTGCCAAGTGGCAACAATATTTGCAGAAATTCTGATCAAATTCTTTTTTTAGGTACCCTCATCGAGGCAAGATCGACCCCAGTCACTGTTCAAAGATGGCTACACCAGTGGTAAGGTCAATCTTTACCACATTGATGAACAATGCTagcgtgtttgtttgttttcgtcCTTGACACAGACAGCAGTTCGGACTACAGCCAGAGAACCGGATGTGATCATCCCGGTGGGCTTCAGCAGGAGTTTAGGGCCACGCCCGAAGGTGCTGGAAGAGATGCTGATGATTCAGCGTTACCCGACAGGATCAAGGTCTTGATTATTGCTTAAAACTTCCATTGTGAGCTTCCACTGTGACGCAAAGTGTTTCCTCCGTGCAGTCGTTACTGCGGGAAGTCCACCAGGAGGGCATGCAAGTCTTGTCGTTGTCGGATCTTCCCGTTTTGGATGGCGACCCGGGCGGCACCTCAAACGTGTGGCTGAAGCAGAGGGACGCTTTGTTTTCTACTGTGGAATCACTCAAAGGGCTCATTGCTCACATGCAGACCAAAcaggtttgggtttttttggggaaagtTTTCCTATTTCCAAGGCACGAATCAATGGAGACTGCTATTATGTTGTTCTAGATGTCCGGCGATTCTGCTGATTGGCGCGCTGAACTCTTGGAAGCGGTGCGCCAAGTGTTTGTGAAGGAACGCGGCGTGCTCAAGAGTACCCTCTATGGCCAGTTGGACATGGTTGACACCAGTGACGCCGTCATACATCTTAACCAGTTGGAGCTCAAGATTGCTGAGCAGGTGAACAAGATGATATCTCAGATGTGTTTCATTGCCATCTTATTGTTGGTCTTTTCTTAATTGTGTGCAGGATGCTCAACACAAAGAGGCCATGAGTTCTCTCCATGACGCAGACCGCTCCAGCTTAATGGCTGAGATTTATCATCTCCGGGTTCAGCTGGATCACCTTCATCAAGGTGAGGAGTTGATTGGTTTTCACGTGTGATGAGATTAGCACCATGTGAAAAGAAAGAGCTGTTTAATTTCCTCTTTTAGGAGCACGACCCACCGCCAGGGAGCAGCGAGGGGGTGGCGACGCCGACGGCGCGGGCCGCAATGATAGGTTGCTGTTGGAAGAGCTGAAAGGAGAATTGTCCCAGACCAAGTTGGAACTGGAGACCATGCTCATGTCACAACACAAGCACCTTAAGGAACTCGACACACTCAGGTTAAAATGGTGGAAACACAAAAAGTGCTttgcatcactttttttttgattgaatgaACCAAAGATATCATATATGAGACTAGATGTCTTACGCATTGGGCGCACCAATCGATGTAAATGTCGTTACTGGTTGGCTGTCTTAAGGACACATTTGGTCAATTAACATTAAAGTCAATAGGCAATGTGTTTTACATTTCTCAATTCTCAAACGGCttcatttttcataaatgtTGGAAATTTAGTAGTTTTACTGCTCATTTAAAATAGAAACATAAGCCATAATGTACAACCATGTAAAAGCTGTTGTAAACCATACTATGGTCTACTAAGAATTcaacaaattaacattttattgcAATGCGTACACCAGTGACTTACAGCGCTATGAAACATTTGGtagctaaagttttttttttgttttggattgtttttagGGCTGAAGTATCACAGAAGGCCTCCGAGGTGGACGTGCTGAACGAGCAGCTGTTGGAGGAAAGCCGCAAAGGTCGCGAACTTCAGTGGACCGTGGAGAAGGAGCGCTGTCGTGCGGGAAGGAGTGAGGAAAATGCTCAGGAACAACTGGAGGTGAGATTGCCCCTACCCAAAAGCAGTCGCAACCCGTTTTTGACTTTGACTTTCTTTCCAAGGACTTGAACTTGGCTTTGGAGGAGCAGAAAAACCAAGCAGAACAACTGACGGCCGCCTTAGAGCAGGAAAGGCAGGAGTCGGCCCGTCTATGTCAACAAGCCGAGAAGGAGAAACTGGGCCTTCAAAGGCGTCTCCAGGAGCTCCGAGTCCAACTGGAGACCGAGCAATCCAAATCCCAGGAGATGAGGGCTGCACTGGACACGGCCAAGGAGCTGCGCTTAGGTGGAGGCTCGGCTAGCCAGCAAGAGGACATTCTTGAAGAACTTCACAATGAGTTGGATGACAAGCAAGCGCAGGCAAGTGGAGAGGCCTTTTAAGGAGAAAAAATTGTGGATTTCCGATAAGTGACGGTGCCAGAGAtgactgtacatttttttactccagGTCTTGGATCTCCTTGGCGAAATAGAGGCTGCCAAGTTAGAGGTTCTGAGAAAAGACCAAGAGTTAAACCAAGTGAACCTCGAATCCAAGCAGAGCCACGAGGCTTTGCTAGATGTCCAAGCCAGGCTGGAGAGGGTGGAATCCCGGCTATCGGAGACCAGGAACCAGCTGGCGACTGAGGAATCCCGCCGGaggaagctgcaggaggaaaaaaaactggaggaGAGCTCCGCTCGggacagcggcggcggcggatgGGGGACACCGCGTGcccaccaccaacaccaccacGGGCCTTGGCGCACGGCAGACGCCGTCTTGGGGAAACTGCACCTCCTCGCCTCCAAGATCCGCGGCGTGGCTTGCGACGGCGCGGCCCAAATCACCGAGGATGAGCTATCCCTGCTCCGGTCCAGTGTCGATGATGTCATCAGCATGCTGCAGCAATCTCCGGGCCTCCCTTCCATCAACGAGGTTAGCGCGAATGCCCATAATGCATTAAGGTACCCAAAGGAGGAACAATTTTCCACTTTTCCTTTGTTACCCTTCCAATCAGAGCGCCATCCTCTTGGCGGGAGGTTCCTCTTCGGGCTCCTCCCTGACCGAGCGTCTCCTCCGTCAAAATGCCGAGCTCACAGGTTTCGTGGGCCGCTTGACGGAAGAGAAGAACGACTTGAGGAACCAGACGCTGAGCCTCGAGGAACAACTCCGCTGCTGTCGGCACGCCGGCGACACGGTAAGTGGGACCACCACCACGCCGCCGATGATTTATTCCGGATTGACCGAACGTCCACCTCTGATTCCAAATACCAGTCCGGCGGACGGAAAGAAGCGTCCGGGCCGGACTTAACCGACATGGCGATGCTCACTCGAGAAAAAGAGACCTGGAGTCAAGAGAAGGTCCGTTTGGAGAAGGCTTTGGATCAGGCCCTCGCTCAGGTGGCCCGACTCAAAGGGGAGATGAGGAGCGAAATGCTGAGGGAAATAACTGGACCAGAGGCAGACAATGCCTTGCTGAAGGTCAGACCATTCAAACCACACATGCTACAAGACCTTTTCTAGTGGACTGTGTCCTTAGTTTGGACTTTTGTGTCCGCGCAGAAAATGTACGGTCGATATCTGCGCTCCGAGAGTTTCCGGAAGGCTCTGATCTACCAGAAGAAGTACCTGCTGCTCCTCTTAGGAGGCTTCCAAGAATGCGAGGAAGCCACTCTGGCGCTGCTGTCCCGCATGGGAGGACGGCCCCTGGACGGACCACGGGGCCAACGCGGGAGGGGGCTAACGCGCTTCCGCTCGGCCGTGCGCGTCTCCATCGCCCTTTCCAGGTCAGACAatgcactaaaaaaaaatgaatggacttTTTGcccagcttgttttttttgttctcttctCTAGAATGCGTTTCTTGGTCAAACGATGGCATAAAACCACAGGCACGTCCAACATTTGCTGCATTTCCCAGAAAAGTGACACCACACGgattattggtaaaaaaatatatattgggaGGAGCTACATCTCAACACAAGGGGTGTGTTGacacaatttttatttgatctttAGGCACCGACGAGAGAGATCACCTCCACCCTGGCGTCGACGTCTTCCGGGAACGAGGAGGGAGCTCAAGCAGGGGACGAAGTGGGCGAGAATCCCCCAGATCGCCCGGCTCCGCTGCACAGCACAGGTAAGGCGAGATCCCAGAAGCGTCAGGCTGAGGCCGAACCACGTCTCTTCCCATTCACGTTCCGTCCCTCACTCGTTGAAGGTTTCACGCGGCTGGAGACCAAGGGATGCTGACTTGCTCCCACCTGCAGAGCTATGACCCTGACCGGGCCCTCACCGACTACATATCCAGACTGGAGGCCCTTCAGAGGAGATTAGGGAGCGTCACACCAGGTCCTCCTCGCTTATTTGCACCATGCCGCGCGTATACCAccgtttttaatgcattttttgttgcaGGTGCCTCATCTTCACTCGCACCACTGCACTTCAGCTTGAGAAGATAAAATGCCGAACAAAACGACATGAGTTGCCTTTTACcatgaaaactgtttttttccccacatggaccaaaatgattttgtctttttcttcggaaatacacaaaaaaatatcagtgtGCACTCGAATGACGTGTAATTTAATTCAATCAGAAGTGATGTACATTTTGTTTATGGGTAATTTAAGCAATGGTTTCCTGAGAttaatttatgtttatgtttgcGCGGGTGATGGTTGGCTGAACTGGATTCTTCTATGTACTTGATTTGTTTCAAGGCCTGAACACTATTTGTAGAGAGCCTATTTTTATAGATGCTTTTCTGgctattttgtcaaaaacaaataaaggagAAGATTTCAGTTcgtctttttttttgaaaataccaATTGTTTAGGTTAACCCATATGCTATTTTCAGGTTGAcaacattttacaaaacaatGACAGAAGCTCTGAATCatttccacttttaaaaatgtatttttaacttaCTCTTTTTTTGTTAC encodes the following:
- the akap9 gene encoding A-kinase anchor protein 9 isoform X2: MDAPNRVDDMFRLPLPKMCRKRLAEYRQRKAYADSQRKKKKKKKSEEHSETACSPDNDDQAVGGQAGTREAPTLSEGSFAKTLRSGETIKHEQTYTIEPESEVSTTADDNSSEQVNGCREMMADLVTSSFTDFFWEEAEREVTKGGKIQAVKEALAAKSRAVEELSRELQDIRAAFGTEGVQKLQDFEAALKQRDGIITQLTANLQQARKEKDEIMREFLMLTEQSQKLQIQFQQLQAGEALRNTSHSSTAADLLQAKQQLAQYQLQLDEVKMEAGKNQEESDQQRELIGQLQIKISDLELSGRRSVESFTQKLSEKDTLIAQKEKVIMNQDQSLTELRAAQESLATTLKDKNLLLSEQTASLNLFREEVAILGQSGNDIRASDEKDLIIAEQERVISDRDCSLSRLEQELELSRQSLRGLQQRVSAKESELEKYVADLQDTKRDLESSKGEIESCKSQLEKARGDLQSCQSELEGSRQKERTSSDEIKQLMGTVEDLQRRRHRDSLTEGDLVQRMQQDADRKLDLLRAELDEMYGQQIVHMKQELNLRNTARLEEAMVEHQVAMQRQLNEAEVLKEQNSKAKETLAQKIQELQVALAQSASEFNREKLDLQVELQNLRGDLRSAKEKAQLASDHLISRENQEEDVRRLMVTVDDLQRQLAGAEEAAREVEDQHESETTNYKIKLEMLEREKDAVLDRMAESQEAELERLRTQLLFSHEEELTLLRQDLRREGFLNAENLLNEASVKHQKSLDDLRRANEEQVALSQRENAAFSQERQDLLRQIHSLKEDLEMASNNSRSDELEKQVQELQVELEVLRQVGDERARLENENQTLLKNSELLEEKERQWKDRQKGHDEKILEIERVASQLKEEMETQRMTFSLAQKNLEVNYQELKEEYSRLVDAKTQLEERTSKEVVQFQAQIAHLQSQAGEREGENVRRSAQAAEKASELMEKLQETLHEKESLAVKLSQVAQQLVDAKNETARSEEVTKTREDQIGSLRGEVQSLQALLKAAEAETDGVRPTQERAVEGRASQQKPAGSNRRKRRQRLKQERRASGSGGGAEPSEATRQKEEEAEEEEEEEEDESRATSAAESQMQTERQLGGHEADGPIKQDDCKLETEAQRISLTYIHAAQIELLQESSGYQKNSGHQDLDAIQILKAEALEKQRDLEESHRMEMESLQDRYSRSNAETEERCAAELDALRRQLEVLKEERSADSGLQSNPDHSEEHQEDLKDLSDEQLCQWVSGSSLGLSAKLQALRRALYNEYVQEVDALKEQHRAELSGLRQQLEKEGQRRDDIGLETAGVAGRKELLGEQRLEEEVAKAIVHMSVEYAHQTELARINKLAGQTSVAMQTPSDGEQDAQENAPDTPNSYLNEERSSMEKEPRDRNGQIQPLQVLEEKVEDEDGTDENIHKDSERTVLRRANERLSRVLTDILKTTAAAEETMGLHMQSLQPDTSASTGLETSAPAAPHVTDLSGKSSPDDDFLLGDDEDHLMGLGARLQTALEKMLMVITDTTNQVEHARITQTELMRESFRHNQEISELLQKQEELQERLAEEARAREQLAIELHRAEGVIDGYTGERAALEEQLRQKEELQLNLEQDLQVTASRLQELEQERLQMQEERELVSRQQDAMRGTAGPRELCLVEAAMVAAPEADLLEETEKLMKEKVEVQRQAEKESADLLKQMKVLEAELEEQVNRVIELEQASKTETGDLQQQIQALEKQLDKNRRFLDEQAVDREHERDVFQNEIQELERQLKNPQKLPGGSEQRSQQVEQLNSQLKEKADRCSELLLGSEQLRREQSERDQEIDKLESRVRELEQALLVSAESLEKDEENRRHASITEAKQSNLEAQLHTEREALERKEKEICHLEEQLEQFREELENKNEEVQQLHMQLEIQRKEICSQQQFLETRESMLQVMEEKDRAIALLNEQNSKLQHLEKASGNKGIDRRDALINDLESQVECFKSEQERLKRNNEEELEQLNSVIEKLQQELVNMERKEDVEAHAGEQYDEMKQRMDTVTGEFSALKLEHAELLEIHQRSKESGENSEELSESLRQRTASLLVAQAQVKALEKSAASNVDELQVRIRELENQNDTQVREKVASEVVNQITLEALQKQISKDHSHDKVRQLNQKLGELETSLGGIERNDKHRKQLLSRSREELADYERRLVALVDLMRLVVGTHPTMTEDLKQASVAHQALLSDLQQAKEDSLAAKKQLDHHEEECHHLREQLKDKTGTVDRLKEQLEKASSEGAKETQALREELAKTQKEAMVAKEDLSSCKENLEKLQDLLEERELTIAGLKEDLLHVKAEENNAERTRLLQDLQEVQSNADASKDQVDSYKSQNERLNDDIKKQELSISELQDELRELQKNLEVTREEVSSYKSHNEKLQEDIQHREVSISKLKEELQEVRENHHTSTKEVNSYKSHIVKLQEDVRVSENSTSRLEEKLKEVQGNMDTTKEELDCYKSRNEKLNEEIQQQKVTISKIQEELLKNLDSTNEQVSSYKSHNEKLIEEIQQQKVIISQLEENIQKNVESTDEQLSSYKSHNEKLKMDVQVCEESILKLKGELQVGQKDFDSTKEELDNYKSFNEKLQDDVEAREISISKLKEDLQEVNKMVDSTQELKSYKSQNEKLQEDLQVHELSITKLKQELQESQKTMESTKEELESYKSHNEKIQEEIQSREATILNLKVELQELQKNVDSTLQLRSAKSNNEEQGLDEGGVFKLKKELQELKKFADTTKEELRNSKSHNEKLKVELREARAAATKATRSSSSASPSPVASPQPFSSSSQTKRKASGKLPLPKVSKEKATPLSRKAITPSASPEPGASDATTQTAADEDLIDVVGEFREKVVQMRELHAAEILDMEARHISESDALRRDVQHLEEECKTLKVVIDKLRISEVPSSRQDRPQSLFKDGYTNSSSDYSQRTGCDHPGGLQQEFRATPEGAGRDADDSALPDRIKSLLREVHQEGMQVLSLSDLPVLDGDPGGTSNVWLKQRDALFSTVESLKGLIAHMQTKQMSGDSADWRAELLEAVRQVFVKERGVLKSTLYGQLDMVDTSDAVIHLNQLELKIAEQDAQHKEAMSSLHDADRSSLMAEIYHLRVQLDHLHQGARPTAREQRGGGDADGAGRNDRLLLEELKGELSQTKLELETMLMSQHKHLKELDTLRAEVSQKASEVDVLNEQLLEESRKGRELQWTVEKERCRAGRSEENAQEQLEDLNLALEEQKNQAEQLTAALEQERQESARLCQQAEKEKLGLQRRLQELRVQLETEQSKSQEMRAALDTAKELRLGGGSASQQEDILEELHNELDDKQAQVLDLLGEIEAAKLEVLRKDQELNQVNLESKQSHEALLDVQARLERVESRLSETRNQLATEESRRRKLQEEKKLEESSARDSGGGGWGTPRAHHQHHHGPWRTADAVLGKLHLLASKIRGVACDGAAQITEDELSLLRSSVDDVISMLQQSPGLPSINESAILLAGGSSSGSSLTERLLRQNAELTGFVGRLTEEKNDLRNQTLSLEEQLRCCRHAGDTSGGRKEASGPDLTDMAMLTREKETWSQEKVRLEKALDQALAQVARLKGEMRSEMLREITGPEADNALLKKMYGRYLRSESFRKALIYQKKYLLLLLGGFQECEEATLALLSRMGGRPLDGPRGQRGRGLTRFRSAVRVSIALSRMRFLVKRWHKTTGTSNICCISQKSDTTRIIGTDERDHLHPGVDVFRERGGSSSRGRSGRESPRSPGSAAQHRFHAAGDQGMLTCSHLQSYDPDRALTDYISRLEALQRRLGSVTPGASSSLAPLHFSLRR